One genomic segment of [Phormidium] sp. ETS-05 includes these proteins:
- a CDS encoding single-stranded DNA-binding protein — protein MTLNVVTLVGRAGQNPDVKYFESGSVKCSFTLAVNRISRNSDEPDWFNLEIWGKTAEVAANYVRKGSLIGVTGSLKFEYWQDRATGAKRSKPVIAVDRLDLLGSRQDTEQHQNTHSRDDDGEF, from the coding sequence ATGACTCTTAACGTTGTCACCCTAGTAGGACGAGCTGGACAAAACCCCGATGTTAAGTATTTTGAGTCCGGGAGTGTCAAGTGCAGTTTCACCCTCGCCGTCAACCGCATCAGCCGGAACAGCGACGAACCGGACTGGTTTAATCTCGAAATTTGGGGTAAGACCGCAGAAGTCGCTGCTAACTACGTGCGCAAGGGAAGTTTAATCGGTGTCACCGGTTCCCTGAAATTTGAATACTGGCAAGACCGCGCCACGGGAGCCAAACGCTCTAAACCGGTGATTGCGGTCGATCGGCTGGATTTGCTCGGTTCGCGCCAAGATACGGAGCAACATCAAAATACTCACAGCCGTGATGACGATGGCGAG